The proteins below are encoded in one region of Pseudophryne corroboree isolate aPseCor3 chromosome 8, aPseCor3.hap2, whole genome shotgun sequence:
- the LOC134949936 gene encoding serine-rich adhesin for platelets-like, with product MSEENEREMQDKVQSSGSQPRSSSTPNSSCFPVPRVEGQSTSSILSTIQSLINALTQAIAKIIASISNVLNPPATSSPPVSTSSTGAISSTATSTTHTTASTSTTGTSTKSTLTSNTVTASTTGTSTQPHTSTNTPTVSSTALSSSSHTASSPASATVTSATKQLTSTETATPFDTGTSNHLTSTSGTSEQSISSSPVTFTSVGTRFESTINTVSSRSSEASSQPSLTNTNTYLNTGVSTHPLTNTAIPSISETSSHSSSAGTVTHFSSDTSIPTALTSTTASVTETFNHSFQTGIFSSISTGSTGQSFVTSSRVTSNTESSSQSPSANTLVSSSLGTSGHSSSSTTSITSGTSNQPSTNNAVSTSSTNTGTQSLVTNSPSTSHTESSSHPPSANTLVSSSLGTSGHSASSTASVTSITSNQPSTNNAISSFGTNTGTHSLVTNSPSTSHTESSSQPQSANALVSSSLVTSGHFASSTASVTSGTSNQQSTNNAVSTSSTNTGTQSLVTNSPSTSHAESSSHPPSANTQVSSSLGTSGHSASSTASVTSGTSNQPSTNNAVSSSSTNTGTQSLVSNSPSTSHTESSSQLQSANAVVSSSLGTSGHSASSTASVTSGTSNQPSSNNAVSSSSTNTGTQSLVTNSPSTSHTESSSHPPSANTLVSSSLGTSGHSASSTASVTSITSNQPSTNNAVSSFSTNTGTQSLVTSSPSTSHTESSSHPPSANTLVSSSLGTSYHSASSTASVTSGTSNQPSTNNAVSSFSTNTGTHSLVTNSASTSHTESSSHPPSANTLVSSSLGTSGHSASSTASVTSETSNQPSTNNGVSSSSTNTGTQSLVTNSPSTSHTESSSHPPSANTLVSSSLGTSGHSASSTASVTSGTSNQPSTNNGVSSSSTNTGTQSLVTNSPSTSHTESSSQPPSANTLVSSSIGTSGHFASSTASITSGTSNQPSTNNGVSSSSTNTGTQSLVTNSPSTSHAESSSHPPSANTLVSSSLGTSGHFASSTASVTSESSNQPSTNNAVSSSSTNTGTQSLVTNSPSTSNTESSSHPPSANTLVSSSLGTSGHFASSTASVTSGTSNQPSTNNAVSSSSTNTGTQSLVTNSPSTSHAESSSHPPSANTLVSSSLGTSGHFASSTASVTSETSNQPSTNNAVSSSSTNTGTQSLVTNSPSTSHAESSSHPPSANTLVSSSLGTSGHSASSTASVTSGTSNQPSTNNAVSSSSTNTGTRSLVTNSPSTSNTETSSHPPSANTLVSSSVGTSGHSASSTGSVTSITSNQPSTNNAVSSFSTNTGTHSLLTNTPSTSHTESSSHPPSANTLVSSSLGTSGHSASSTASVTSGTSSQPSTNNAVSSSSTNTGTQSLVTSSPPTSHTENSSQSPSTNALVSSSLGTSGHSASSTASVTSGTSNQTSTNTAVSSSSTNTGTHSLVTNSPSTSHTESSNQSPSANTLVSSSLGTSGHFASSTASVTSGTSNQPSTNNAVSSSSTNTSTQSLVTTSPSTSHVESSSHPTSANTLVSSSFRTSGHSASSTASVSSGTSNQQSTNNAVSSSSTNTGTHSLVSNSPSTSHTESSSHPPSANTQVSSSIGTSSHSASSTASITSLTSNQPSTNTVFTSSNAEPSAQSLVTNSPSNTESSSHPSSTTNALKSSSPGTNSSNGISGQTASIGTTKTINNTSIQPSSTNSFISNVVTQSTIPLTSSKTGTSGKILASSNPSTVPVTSNYLFTSIPHISTNTGANNQSTVTSHTTTSNIGITSQLASANIPLSTSVGTIGHSTVTITPVIIPGTNNQPSTSYPGTHSSPGTIYQSSVTAGSSSHLSSTNNINSSSTVTSSQSSVSNNVATSSTGNQKLTTNNTTVPSTTLISIKPASTNSITYSTTATNSNTVLTSGHTVVPSTVTAANIQSGSSKGISSITEVTSTPLSANVLSSSSLSTRAQTGGNTQTVPTSNTVTTLTTTTPNSQKTSTGNPAISSTILSSIKPTTTNSLISSPSTTATSRTPSINNTSVVSTLSTVTLPTSTNSMAFSNYATNNGKTSTNSTTVSSTILTSIILASTNTVTSSTTATSIQKPSSKITTASLPTANNTEPPSTHTVPSSSTVTSNQKPSTNSTTASSNIFTSIIPASTITVTSSTTATSTQKPITISNASSLTTVSSAKPASTNTVTSSTTGTSIQKPITNSNASSSTTVSSAKPASTNTETPSSSTTSNQNLSTNSTIASSTTITSTKPVSTITVTSSTTGTSIQKPITNSNASSSTTVSSAKPASTNTETPSSSTTSNQNLSTNSTTSSSTTITSTKPVSTITVTSSTNVTGNRIPSTSNSAIASTNSTITVTSFSTTSTSQTVNSPSSSTTKTSTNLTAVSTSTTTGSSTTITTSTTGNQTTTHSASIPTSQRSTMSTTTATKNSGQTVTAVSTSSGPTSGTNSRPASTLVNNTTSATVTTGVSTAIPSTGLPDWGIILISLAAILGAFSIIASIFSILYCIRRFGRSTVYNVTGV from the exons ATGAGTGAGGAAAATGAGAGGGAGATGCAGGATAAGGtgcagagcagtggttctcaacctcggtcctcaagtacccccaacagttcgtgttttccag TGCCTCGTGTGGAAGGGCAGAGCACTTCTTCAATACTTAGTACCATACAAAGTTTAATTAACGCATTGACTCAAGCAATAGCAAAAATAATAGCCAGTATAAGCAATGTACTGAATCCGCCTGCAACAAGTAGCCCACCGGTCTCCACCAGTAGCACAGGAGCTATCTCAAGCACAGCAACCAGCACGACACACACAACCGCAAGTACATCCACAACTGGGACCAGTACTAAATCAACTTTAACAAGTAATACTGTGACTGCATCCACTACTGGGACAAGCACTCAGCCGCATACGTCAACTAATACACCAACAGTTTCTAGTACGGCTCTTAGCAGCTCATCACATACGGCTAGTAGTCCTGCAAGTGCTACTGTGACTAGCGCAACCAAGCAACTCACATCAACAGAAACTGCAACGCCTTTCGATACTGGGACAAGTAACCATTTAACATCTACTTCTGGGACTAGTGAGCAATCAATATCATCTAGTCCAGTGACTTTCACCAGTGTCGGAACAAGATTTGAATCCACCATTAACACAGTATCTTCCAGAAGTAGCGAGGCCAGTAGTCAACCATCATTAACTAACACAAATACATATTTGAATACTGGAGTAAGTACCCATCCATTGACTAACACAGCTATACCATCTATTTCTGAAACAAGTAGTCACTCATCATCAGCTGGTACAGTTACACATTTCAGTAGTGATACCAGTATCCCAACTGCATTGACCAGCACTACAGCAAGTGTCACTGAAACTTTTAATCACTCATTTCAAACTGGCATATTCAGTTCTATAAGTACAGGAAGCACAGGCCAATCATTTGTGACAAGCAGCAGGGTAACGTCTAATACTGAAAGCAGCAGTCAATCACCATCAGCCAATACACTAGTATCATCTAGTCTTGGAACAAGTGGTCACTCTTCCTCCAGCACTACATCTATTACTTCCGGAACAAGTAACCAGCCatctacaaataatgcagtcagtACATCCAGTACAAATACCGGTACCCAATCGCTGGTAACTAACAGCCCATCAACATCACATACTGAAAGTAGTAGCCATCCACCATCAGCCAACACACTAGTATCTTCTAGTCTTGGTACAAGTGGTCACTCTGCCTCCAGCACTGCATCTGTTACTTCTATAACCAGTAACCAGCCATCTACAAATAATGCAATCAGTTCTTTCGGCACAAATACCGGTACCCATTCGCTTGTAACCAACAGCCCATCAACATCGCATACTGAAAGTAGTAGCCAACCACAATCAGCCAACGCACTAGTATCTTCTAGTCTTGTTACAAGTGGTCACTTTGCCTCCAGCACTGCATCTGTAACTTCTGGAACCAGTAATCAGCAatctacaaataatgcagtcagtACTTCCAGTACAAATACTGGTACCCAATCGCTGGTAACCAATAGCCCATCAACATCACATGCTGAAAGTAGTAGCCATCCACCATCAGCCAACACACAAGTATCTTCTAGTCTTGGTACAAGTGGTCACTCTGCCTCCAGCACTGCATCTGTTACTTCTGGAACCAGTAACCAGCCatctacaaataatgcagtcagtTCTTCCAGCACAAATACCGGTACCCAGTCGCTTGTAAGCAACAGCCCATCAACATCACATACTGAAAGTAGTAGCCAACTACAATCAGCCAATGCAGTAGTATCGTCTAGCCTTGGTACAAGTGGTCACTCTGCCTCCAGCACTGCATCTGTTACTTCTGGAACCAGTAATCAGCCATCTTCAAATAATGCAGTCAGTTCTTCCAGCACAAATACCGGTACCCAATCGCTTGTAACCAACAGCCCATCAACATCACATACTGAAAGTAGTAGCCATCCACCTTCAGCCAACACACTAGTATCTTCTAGTCTTGGTACAAGTGGTCACTCTGCCTCCAGCACTGCATCTGTTACTTCTATAACCAGTAACCAGCCATCTACAAATAATGCAGTTAGTTCTTTCAGCACAAACACCGGTACCCAATCACTTGTAACCAGCAGCCCATCAACATCACATACTGAAAGTAGTAGCCATCCACCATCAGCCAACACACTGGTATCGTCTAGTCTTGGTACAAGTTATCACTCTGCTTCCAGCACTGCATCTGTTACTTCTGGAACCAGTAACCAGCCatctacaaataatgcagtcagtTCTTTCAGCACAAATACCGGTACCCATTCGCTTGTAACCAACAGCGCATCAACATCACATACTGAAAGTAGTAGCCATCCACCTTCAGCCAACACACTAGTATCTTCTAGTCTTGGAACAAGTGGTCACTCTGCCTCCAGCACTGCATCTGTTACTTCTGAAACCAGTAACCAGCCATCTACAAATAATGGAGTCAGTTCTTCCAGCACAAATACCGGAACCCAATCACTTGTAACCAACAGCCCATCAACATCACATACTGAAAGTAGTAGCCATCCACCATCAGCCAACACACTAGTATCTTCTAGTCTTGGAACAAGTGGTCACTCTGCCTCCAGCACTGCATCTGTTACTTCTGGAACCAGTAACCAGCCATCTACAAATAATGGAGTCAGTTCTTCCAGCACAAATACCGGAACCCAATCACTTGTAACCAACAGCCCATCAACATCACATACTGAAAGTAGTAGCCAACCACCATCAGCCAACACACTAGTATCTTCTAGTATTGGAACAAGTGGTCACTTTGCCTCCAGCACTGCATCTATTACTTCTGGAACCAGTAACCAGCCATCTACAAATAATGGAGTCAGTTCTTCCAGCACAAATACCGGTACCCAATCGCTTGTAACCAACAGCCCATCAACATCACATGCTGAAAGTAGTAGCCATCCACCATCAGCCAACACACTAGTATCTTCTAGTCTTGGTACAAGTGGTCACTTTGCCTCCAGCACTGCATCTGTTACTTCTGAATCCAGTAACCAGCCatctacaaataatgcagtcagtTCTTCCAGCACAAATACCGGAACCCAATCACTTGTAACCAACAGCCCATCAACATCAAATACTGAAAGTAGTAGCCATCCACCATCAGCCAACACACTAGTATCTTCTAGTCTTGGTACAAGTGGTCACTTTGCCTCCAGCACTGCATCTGTTACTTCTGGAACCAGTAACCAGCCatctacaaataatgcagtcagtTCTTCCAGCACAAATACCGGTACCCAATCGCTTGTAACCAACAGCCCATCAACATCACATGCTGAAAGTAGTAGCCATCCACCATCAGCCAACACACTAGTATCTTCTAGTCTTGGTACAAGTGGTCACTTTGCCTCCAGCACTGCATCTGTTACTTCTGAAACCAGTAACCAGCCatctacaaataatgcagtcagtTCTTCCAGCACAAATACCGGTACCCAATCGCTTGTAACCAACAGCCCATCGACATCACATGCTGAAAGTAGTAGCCATCCACCATCAGCCAACACACTTGTATCTTCTAGTCTTGGTACAAGTGGTCACTCTGCCTCCAGCACTGCATCTGTTACTTCTGGAACCAGTAACCAGCCatctacaaataatgcagtcagtTCTTCCAGCACAAATACCGGAACCCGATCACTTGTAACCAACAGCCCATCAACATCAAATACTGAAACTAGTAGCCATCCACCATCAGCCAACACACTAGTATCTTCTAGTGTTGGTACTAGTGGTCACTCTGCCTCCAGCACTGGATCTGTTACTTCTATAACCAGTAACCAGCCatctacaaataatgcagtcagtTCTTTCAGCACAAATACCGGTACCCATTCACTTTTAACCAACACCCCATCAACATCGCATACTGAAAGTAGTAGCCATCCACCATCAGCCAACACACTAGTATCTTCTAGTCTTGGTACAAGTGGTCACTCTGCCTCCAGCACTGCATCTGTTACTTCTGGAACCAGTAGTCAGCCatctacaaataatgcagtcagtTCTTCCAGCACAAATACCGGTACCCAATCGCTTGTAACCAGCAGCCCACCAACATCACATACTGAAAATAGTAGCCAATCACCATCAACCAATGCACTAGTATCTTCTAGTCTTGGTACAAGTGGTCACTCTGCCTCCAGCACTGCATCTGTTACTTCTGGAACCAGTAACCAGACATCTACAAATACTGCAGTCAGTTCTTCCAGCACAAATACCGGAACTCATTCGCTTGTAACCAACAGCCCATCAACATCACATACTGAAAGTAGTAACCAATCACCATCAGCCAACACACTAGTATCTTCTAGTCTTGGTACAAGTGGTCACTTTGCCTCCAGCACTGCATCTGTTACTTCTGGAACCAGTAACCAGCCatctacaaataatgcagtcagtTCTTCCAGCACAAATACCAGTACCCAATCGCTTGTAACCACCAGCCCATCAACATCACATGTTGAAAGCAGTAGCCATCCAACATCAGCCAACACACTAGTATCTTCTAGTTTTAGAACAAGTGGTCACTCTGCCTCCAGCACTGCATCTGTTTCTTCTGGAACCAGTAATCAGCAatctacaaataatgcagtcagtTCTTCCAGCACAAATACCGGAACTCATTCGCTTGTAAGCAACAGCCCATCAACATCACATACTGAAAGTAGTAGCCATCCACCATCAGCCAACACACAAGTATCTTCTAGTATTGGTACAAGTAGTCACTCTGCCTCCAGCACTGCATCTATTACTTCTCTAACCAGTAACCAGCCATCTACAAATACTGTATTCACTTCTTCCAATGCTGAACCTAGTGCCCAATCGCTTGTAACCAACAGTCCATCAAATACTGAAAGTAGTAGCCATCCATCATCAACAACAAACGCACTAAAATCATCTAGTCCAGGAACAAATTCTAGTAATGGAATAAGTGGTCAAACTGCATCCATAGGAACCACAAAAACTATTAATAACACAAGTATCCAGCCATCATCAACTAACTCATTCATCAGCAACGTAGTAACACAATCAACTATCCCTCTGACATCTTCCAAAACTGGAACAAGTGGTAAAATTCTAGCCAGTAGTAATCCTTCAACTGTTCCTGTAACAAGTAATTATCTGTTCACAAGTATTCCTCATATTTCTACTAATACTGGAGCTAATAACCAATCAACTGTTACTAGTCACACTACAACTTCAAATATTGGGATCACTAGCCAACTAGCATCAGCCAACATACCATTGTCTACCAGTGTTGGGACAATTGGCCACTCTACAGTAACCATTACACCTGTAATTATTCCAGGAACTAATAACCAACCATCTACAAGTTATCCAGGTACTCATTCTAGCCCAGGAACAATCTACCAATCATCTGTGACTGCTGGATCCAGTAGCCACTTATCATCAACAAACAACATCAACTCTTCAAGTACAGTAACCAGTAGCCAATCATCTGTCAGTAATAATGTTGCTACATCAAGTACTGGTAACCAGAAACTTACTACAAATAATACGACTGTACCTTCAACTACTTTGATCAGTATTAAACCAGCTTCGACCAACAGCATTACATATTCCACCACTGCAACCAATAGTAACACTGTATTAACAAGTGGTCATACTGTAGTGCCCTCAACAGTTACTGCAGCAAATATCCAATCAGGCAGTAGCAAAGGAATTAGTTCTATTACAGAAGTAACTAGCACACCCCTATCGGCAAATGTATTGTCATCTTCAAGTTTAAGTACAAGGGCCCAAACTGGAGGAAACACTCAAACAGTTCCCACCAGTAACACAGTAACAACACTGACCACAACAACACCCAATAGTCAAAAAACATCCACCGGTAATCCTGCAATTTCATCAACTATATTATCCAGTATAAAACCTACAACAACCAACAGTTTGATAAGTTCTCCTAGTACTACAGCAACTAGCAGAACACCTTCCATTAATAACACCTCTGTTGTGTCAACTTTATCCACAGTTACCCTACCAACATCAACCAATTCAATGGCATTTTCCAACTATGCAACTAATAACGGGAAAACTTCTACTAATAGCACTACTGTCTCTTCAACTATTTTGACCAGCATTATACTAGCTTCAACCAACACAGTGACATCCTCCACTACTGCAACCAGTATCCAGAAACCTTCTAGTAAAATTACTACAGCTTCTTTACCTACTGCGAACAATACTGAACCACCCTCAACCCATACAGTGCCATCTTCCTCTACTGTAACCAGTAACCAGAAACCTTCTACTAATAGCACTACTGCCTCTTCAAATATTTTTACCAGCATTATACCAGCTTCAACTATCACAGTGACCTCTTCCACTACTGCAACCAGTACCCAGAAACCTATCACTATTAGCAATGCATCATCTTTAACTACAGTGAGCAGTGCTAAACCAGCCTCAACCAACACAGTGACATCTTCCACTACTGGAACCAGTATCCAGAAACCTATCACTAATAGCAATGCATCATCTTCAACTACAGTGAGCAGTGCTAAACCAGCCTCAACCAACACAGAGACTCCTTCCTCTAGTACTACCAGTAACCAGAATCTTTCCACTAACAGCACTATAGCATCATCAACTACTATTACCAGTACTAAGCCAGTGTCAACCATCACAGTGACATCTTCCACTACTGGAACCAGTATCCAGAAACCTATCACTAATAGCAATGCATCATCTTCAACTACAGTGAGCAGTGCTAAACCAGCCTCAACCAACACAGAGACTCCTTCCTCTAGTACTACCAGTAACCAGAATCTTTCCACTAACAGCACTACATCATCATCAACTACTATTACCAGTACTAAGCCAGTGTCAACCATCACAGTGACATCTTCTACTAATGTGACCGGTAATAGAATACCATCCACCAGCAATTCTGCAATTGCCAGTACCAACTCAACCATAACAGTGACATCATTCTCTACCACATCGACTAGCCAAACTGTTAATAGCCCCTCAAGTTCAACTACAAAGACTTCAACAAACTTGACAGCAGTTTCTACTAGTACCACCACAGGAAGTTCTACTACAATTACTACTAGTACTACAGGCAACCAAACAACAACTCATAGTGCTTCCATACCAACCTCTCAAAGGAGCACCATGAGCACTACAACTGCTACTAAAAACAGTGGGCAGACGGTGACAGCTGTCAGCACATCAAGTGGACCTACAAGTGGAACTAACAGCCGACCAGCATCAACACTGGTCAATAACACCACAAGTGCAACTGTAACTACAGGAGTGAGCACTG CTATACCGTCAACTGGTCTTCCAGACTGGGGCATCATTCTCATCTCGCTTGCTGCTATTCTTGGTGCTTTTTCAATTATAGCCTCAATCTTTTCA ATTCTCTACTGCATACGAAGATTTGGAAGAAGCACAGTTTACAACGTGACTGGTGTCTAA